CCCAAAAAGTGAGCCTCATGAAAGCTAAAGTCTGAATCACAAAGAACCCTAGCCCACACTGCAACTCTCTCCGCACCAACGATTCTGCCTTTTTGTCAATAGCTGATTTCTTCTCCTCCATTTGTTGAAATTCATTCATCATTTGTGGGTCATTTGGTTGGGCCGAGGGCATTGGCATTAAGCCTTCCATGGCTTTCACCACCTGTAAACAACAACAAAGGGACCAAATGCTTGTGTAAAACAATAGAACTCCACTTCACACACCTTATACTCCTATATATAGTTCTTCTTGAATGATACTCCTATATACTTAAGCAATCACGCGCGCACTTGCACAAAACCTTAAAATTCTGAATCTGTTTTAACTAAAACAGTGTCTACTCCTATGGCAAGCCACACAAATTCTCACCGTCTTGGTGTTCTAATTTTCTATGTGTATGTCTATTGCGTCAAGAATTAGAAAAGACAGTGGGGGAGTTGAAACGTGTAAAGGGAATAGCTGTGGGGaggctttgctattttattggaCTCTACTAAACCTTGGAtgtccttttccttttccttaacCCATCCCCACCAAACTTTTAGCTGACGTTTAGTCCAATATTTTGCCAAAATTGAAAAAGAAGGTTTCTTGGCGTTTGTGTAAAACAGCTTTAGTAAAAAAATAATTCAGCTTCTATAAAGCTaaataaatgtaaaaaaaaaattaaccaaaCGCCATATCGTTCCCAAATGTTTGGAAGTTTAAAAGAGGAAAGGTGTTGAATGGGTGTAATTTTGGGTCTTTGAAAATGGTCCAACTGATGCAGTCCCATATAAAAGTCACCATCTCGTTTTAGAGATCTGGAATAACTTTGTTTCGCTTTCCTGTCGAAGAAAACATAGAGAAATAGATGAAAATTCTATCAGTTTTCGGAAGACTTgtaatacccaaaaaaaaaaaaaacactaatgTAGTAAGTACTTAATATTTCTCATAACTAAATGAGAAATAAAATCACGTTTACTTCTCAGCAGTACAGTAATGCACATACACATCTGGTAACATCTGGTTCTTGACAAGTTATAGATATCCACAAttaaaatcaaaaaataaaaatagaaataaataaataaataaacaaacaaaTAGAAAACCAACCTTGTGAGGCTTAAGGTATACGACGTTTCCCAAAACAATTACGATTCCCGATTGATCAAGCAGCTTTGCAAATTCCAGGGCTTGTTCAGCATTCGAACAAGCTCCATTACAGATCTGAATAAATTCCGGGTACGAAATACAATCCTTTTCCATCTGTGTCAGCCTGGATTTCACCACCTCAAGTTGAGCCAACCTAAGAACCTTCCTCGCATCATCCACCGTGAATTTCTCCTCCTCGGGATCCGAGCTCACCTCCTCCGTTACCGGTGGGATGAGCCCATCGAGTCTAATCCTATCTCTAGCAATGTCCATTGATCTCAGTTTCTCAAGAAGCCTTTCTCCGATTGGAAGTGTTCGGAGCTCCGTCGAAGCGCCGGTTGCCATTGACTGGAACACAGAACTCCGGTGAAGGGACCTACGGAACGATCCACTTTCCCCAGGATCTGGGGCAATTGATTTGGTCATGGTTGAGGAACATATACGACAGGTTGTTAAGGAAGGACGAGTCATTTTGTATGCATTGAATAAACGTTGTGTTAACATTTTCTTGAACGCCATTGATAAACGAAGAAATTCAGAGAGATAGTTGTGAATTTGGTAAATATATTGCAAGTTATAATGTTGTAATGGCAATGTATTTATAGGTCCTTTTTTGCCGTTGAAGAAACgctagttttttatttttatttttgggttaACAAACGGCGCTAGGGTTATTTTATCCTTCCACGCGAGTTATATTAGTCGCTGCGATATATCGTAAGACAGTTTCAGAAGACACAAACGCGAGAAAATGAATTATTCCTAAAAAGATAAGGCACGTGACGTAGCGGTAAAAATTATCTTATCGTGGTTGTTACCCTGAATCGGTCTAACGGTGTTAGGAGAAAAAACAGATGAAAAAAAAGGTGTTTGGAGAAAAAACAGATGGAAAAAAAGGTCTTGGgagaaaaaacaaattaaaaaggcTGTTTGGAGAAACAACAAGGTGTGACATAGCAATTTGTGTCTTTTTTGAGCAGGTCATAGCATGATCTAACtcgttatatttatttattttaatgaaAAATATGTTAAGTAGGGGTCAATTGATTTTGTACTAAACTTTTATAAATTTGTTTAGTTTGATAATATTTTTACCAGAAATTTTTATTTTGATGCATAAGAAATCTGAAAACGAAACACTAAAAAAGTCTGCGAGAGTCATTTTCAATTCAAATTACAAATGATTATGTTTACTCATTTGTGGTATATATTTTGATAATATTTTTACTAGAAATTTTTATTTTGATACATAAGAAATTTGAAAATGAAACACCAAAAATTTCTGCTAGAGTCATTTTCAATTCAAATTACAAATGATTATGTTTACTCATTTTTTGCATATTTTCTTATGTAACAAGTTTCCTACGTATTCAATTCAGACACATTTAcaaatattttttataatttattataCTTTTTTAACTAAAAATTAGGCGTAATCTACTTTCAAAAAATGTAGATTGTCAACCAACCACGaagggagttttttttttttttttttttggtttttacaaatatttaaaaataattaagaaaTTGCCTATATTTTAAACAAACACCAAAACGTATTTATTGGGACTTCCAGTTTTGGCCTACAAATAATATTCTGAGAATTAACGTGTTAAATCATAATTATCAAATAAAAAATCTTATCAAACTTATTTTAATCCGCCACAATTAAATTAACTCACTCAATCGGTGATCGTATTAAAAAAAAGGACCACCTTG
Above is a genomic segment from Lycium barbarum isolate Lr01 chromosome 12, ASM1917538v2, whole genome shotgun sequence containing:
- the LOC132622720 gene encoding calcium uniporter protein 2, mitochondrial-like codes for the protein MAFKKMLTQRLFNAYKMTRPSLTTCRICSSTMTKSIAPDPGESGSFRRSLHRSSVFQSMATGASTELRTLPIGERLLEKLRSMDIARDRIRLDGLIPPVTEEVSSDPEEEKFTVDDARKVLRLAQLEVVKSRLTQMEKDCISYPEFIQICNGACSNAEQALEFAKLLDQSGIVIVLGNVVYLKPHKVVKAMEGLMPMPSAQPNDPQMMNEFQQMEEKKSAIDKKAESLVRRELQCGLGFFVIQTLAFMRLTFWELSWDVMEPICFFVTSFYCMGAYTFFLRTSKEPTFEGLFHSRFSAKQKKLMKLHNFDLQRYTELRKACDPHSTIPAGNTRNTLTFHSSPMMSTA